Within Desulfocurvus vexinensis DSM 17965, the genomic segment ACGGCGTCGTTGCGCAGGCCCGAGCGGTTGGACAGCTCCTGGTAGCTGCGCCCGATGTAGAACAGCGACTTGGGGGCGAATTCGGTGTCCGTTCCTGCGCGCAGCACGGCCTCGAAGCGTTCCAGGACCTTGCCCCACAGGTCGCGGCGCATGGCGCGCGATTCTTCGGCCATGACCCACTGGAACGACTCCAGGGCCCGGGCGTAGAGCTGCTGGCGCGAAGCGCTCTGGGCCAGGGCCTGGGGCGCGGCCAGGGCCGCCAGCAGAGCCAGCACGGCCAGGACGGCCCCGGGGCGCAGGGCGCGCAGGGTGCGGGCGAAAACCGGGGCGGGGGCTTGGGCTACGGGCATTGCTGGCCGGGCGTTGGAAGTTCACTGCCGATGGCGCGCCGCGCGCGCTCGGGGTCATATACCCGGGTTTGCGCACAAACCGCAAGCCCGGCAACGCATGCCGGGCACGGGTGGAGGCGGCGCGGCGGGGTCGCGGTGGTGGTGCTGTCGGCTGGTCCGGGGCCGGGCGGGCGCCCGGCGGGCCTCAGCGGCCCACCTGGGCCAGCCCGCCGAGCTGAAGCAGCAGGTTGCCCGCGGGGCGTTCGAGCTCGGGCAGGTCTTCGCCGGGTTCCAGGCTGGTGATGACGGTGGCGCCGAGGATGTGGCGCCCCGAGGCTTTGCCCGCGAGGGTGCGCAGGCCCCAGGCCGAATGCAGCACGGCGGGGCGGCCCTGCCACTGGCCGAGGTAGACCACGATGTGCCCGGGGCGCCAGAGCAGGGTCAGCCAGGGCCGGGCCTGGGCGGCGATGGCGTGCAGGCGGGCCTCGCGGTCCATGTCGCCGAAGGGGACCAGCCCCCAGTGGCGGGCCTGGGCGGCGGAATTGCGTGGCTGCCAGATGCCCATGGGCGCGAAGAGGTCCATGACCAGGGCCGAGCAGTCGCGGTTGGCGTACATGCCGCCCCAGCCGTAGGGCTGGCCGAGCAGTTCGTTGGCCAGCCGGGCGAAGTTGGCCGGGGTCGGGGCCAGGGGCCAGGGCGCGGCCACGTCGTCGCCGAGGCTGGCGGTGAGCAGCACGGCCTGGCCCTTGGTGTCGCGCGCGGCGAGGAGCACATCCAGGTTGCGGCTGTCGCGCCCGGTCAGGGGCAGGACCATGCCGACGCGGCCCATGAAGCGGAACTGGCCGAAGCAGTCGGCCACGGGCACGCGGTCGGCGGTCAGGGCGGCGAGGTGCACGGTGTTGAAGGCGTCCATGAACCCGGCGTCCACGAAGGCCAGGTCGCGGGTGGGCATCCACCCGGCGGCGGCGGAGGTCTCCACCAGGGCCCAGGCGCCGTCGGCGGAGGTGTGCAGCACCAGCAGCGGGGTCTGGGCCCAGACGGCGGAGTTCTGGTTGTAGTCGAAGGGGTAGCCCTCCCCGGCCAGGGCGAAGTTGTGGAACAGCGGGCGGACGGTGGGCAGCACGCGCAGGTCGGAGGCCACGACGCTGATGGCCGGGCGCAGGGTGTTGGGGAAGCTCTCGGGGTCGGCCAGCTCGCGCATTTCGCTGGCCAGCCCGGCGGGCAGGGGCAGCCGGTTCTCGCCGTGGTAGCGGGCGGGGTCGAAGCCGTCGAGGAAGCCGAAGACTTCCTTGGGGCCGTGGGCCGGGGCCGTGCGGGCCCAGGGGGCGAAGAAGCGCTGGCGGTAGTCGTCGGCCAGGGCTTTGTGTTGGTCCGGCGGCAGCAGGGGCCGGGTGGCCGTGAGCGGGTCGATGTAGGCCCCGGCGTCCTGGGGCATGTCGCGCAGGTCGGCGATGACGGTGCCGGGCGGGGAAACGCGCGGGGCGCAGCCGGCGGCCAGCAGCAGGGCCGCGAGCAGCGCCGCGAGCAGGACCGGGACGGCGGGGCGGCGGATGGCGGTGGGGTTCATGGGGCCAGTGTTATCCGCCCCGGGGCGGAAAGGCAACCGCCGGGGGCTGCGGGGCAGCGGCGGCGGGCGAAGGAACGGGGCGCGGGGCGACCGGGGAGCGCAAGGGACGGCGGGGCGGGCGGCGGCGTTTGCCCGCGCAGGGTCGCGGCAACCCCGTGCAAACGCCAAGGCGCGTTTCGCGGGGCGTGGGCCCGCACAGCGCCAGGGCCGCACCCTCCCGGGGCT encodes:
- a CDS encoding SH3 domain-containing protein, with the translated sequence MNPTAIRRPAVPVLLAALLAALLLAAGCAPRVSPPGTVIADLRDMPQDAGAYIDPLTATRPLLPPDQHKALADDYRQRFFAPWARTAPAHGPKEVFGFLDGFDPARYHGENRLPLPAGLASEMRELADPESFPNTLRPAISVVASDLRVLPTVRPLFHNFALAGEGYPFDYNQNSAVWAQTPLLVLHTSADGAWALVETSAAAGWMPTRDLAFVDAGFMDAFNTVHLAALTADRVPVADCFGQFRFMGRVGMVLPLTGRDSRNLDVLLAARDTKGQAVLLTASLGDDVAAPWPLAPTPANFARLANELLGQPYGWGGMYANRDCSALVMDLFAPMGIWQPRNSAAQARHWGLVPFGDMDREARLHAIAAQARPWLTLLWRPGHIVVYLGQWQGRPAVLHSAWGLRTLAGKASGRHILGATVITSLEPGEDLPELERPAGNLLLQLGGLAQVGR